A window of Pectobacterium carotovorum genomic DNA:
AACGCCATCCATTTAGACATCAGCAGTGAAACAAACGCACCGCCAAAGCCAAACAGCCCAGCCATAATCATTAAGCCCTGGACACTGCTGGACTGAATTCCCGTCAGGCTGAGTACCAGCCCGAAAACCAACATCACCGCCAGGTTGGTGATCAGGAAAAGCGCAATACGCATCATAAAGGTCTGATTTCCTCTTGCAGAAAGATAAAGTTTGCAATACCTACATCGTATGGGTTGCCGTGGCATTTTCAAGCATTCTTAACTTTTCAGTTACTAAATCCACATAACTTTACACTTTTCAAAAGGAAAACAGCGTCCAGCATGAGCTTGCTTACTCAGTTCAATATTCGACTAGCTCTGTGCATGTGCCATATCCGCACGCATTGAAGCAGCAGCAGGTTGATACTTAGGCGGTTTGATCCACAGAGTAATCAACAGCGAGACAACAGACATAATGATGATTGCCATGAAGGTGGCCTGGAAGCCCCCTAACTGTGCGGCAATAAACGAGCCAGACAATGCACCGATACCGAACCCCTGATAAATCACGCCATAGTTTTTGCTATGATTTTTCAGGCCGAAGAAGTCGCCGACAATCGCCGGAAACACCGTGATATTGCCACCAAAACAGAAAGCAATGGCGCTGACACAGGTAAAAAACAGAATAGGATTAAGCGGCAGGAACGTCATCACGGACACTGCCAGAATCGTCACGAACAGCGTAAAGGTGATCACCCGCATACGACCGACATTATCGGAAAGCGCACCAAGCACAATACGTCCAACGGTATTAAAAATCGCAATCGCAGACACCGCATTTGCCGCCGTCGCCATATCCATTCCGGCCATTTGCACGCCAATATCTTTCACAATACCGATCAAATACAGGCCACTCATGCACGCAGTGAAGAAGATAATAAACAGCAAATACGACTCTTTGGTTGCTAGCATCTCGGCCAGCGAGAAATCACGCGTCTGCCCCTGAGCCGCAGCCTGCTGTACCGGCACCGCAGCAGGTTCTTTCAGCAGTGAACTACCGACCAGAATCATCGCCATAACGATAATGCCCCAGTAGAAAAAGGCTTCTGACACACCGACTTCCGCAATCAAAAAACTGTTTACGTATTTGAACAGCAGGCTTCCGGTACCGAATGCGCCAACAGAAATGCCCGCAATCAGCCCTTTGCGGTTAGGGAACCATTTGATTAAATTGGACAGGGTCGTGATGTAAGCCGTGCCGTCTGCAAAACCGACAACAACTCCCATCAGCAGATAAATCAGCGTCAGCGACGGGCTCACTGCACTCGCCATCAGACCCGCACCCAGCGCAATGCCTGCAATCATCGT
This region includes:
- a CDS encoding OFA family MFS transporter; the encoded protein is MNTKPVNRGLIVLGTIITQMGLGTIYTWSLFNQPLVDKFGWTLSSVATTFSITSFCLAFATLFAGKFQERIGLRRLTMIAGIALGAGLMASAVSPSLTLIYLLMGVVVGFADGTAYITTLSNLIKWFPNRKGLIAGISVGAFGTGSLLFKYVNSFLIAEVGVSEAFFYWGIIVMAMILVGSSLLKEPAAVPVQQAAAQGQTRDFSLAEMLATKESYLLFIIFFTACMSGLYLIGIVKDIGVQMAGMDMATAANAVSAIAIFNTVGRIVLGALSDNVGRMRVITFTLFVTILAVSVMTFLPLNPILFFTCVSAIAFCFGGNITVFPAIVGDFFGLKNHSKNYGVIYQGFGIGALSGSFIAAQLGGFQATFMAIIIMSVVSLLITLWIKPPKYQPAAASMRADMAHAQS